The Nocardioides sp. S-1144 genome includes a region encoding these proteins:
- a CDS encoding methyltransferase domain-containing protein, translating into MSASERRTPTVAPRTAVVWDDLEPLLDGGPLDVLDIGGGTGGSAVRIAGLGHRVTVVDPSPDALAALGRRARERGVEVDGRQGDLSDLPAAVGTGSADLVLCHGVLEVVPGPAAALGAIREVLRPGGRLSLLVAQRHAAVIARAMAGHFAQAAALLDAVEPPVAGTPAVRGRTGRRFTVEEVTALLDGAGITVDSVHGVRVFADLVPGSLLDLEPGAGAALVDLERAVAGRAEYLPLATQLHLLAH; encoded by the coding sequence ATGTCCGCGAGCGAACGTCGTACCCCCACCGTCGCGCCTCGCACCGCGGTGGTCTGGGACGACCTCGAGCCCCTCCTGGACGGCGGGCCGCTCGACGTGCTCGACATCGGCGGCGGCACCGGCGGCTCGGCCGTCCGCATCGCCGGGCTCGGCCACCGCGTCACCGTCGTCGACCCCAGCCCCGACGCGCTCGCCGCGCTCGGCCGGCGGGCGCGGGAGCGCGGTGTGGAGGTGGACGGCCGCCAGGGTGACCTCTCCGACCTGCCTGCCGCCGTCGGGACCGGCAGCGCCGACCTGGTGCTGTGCCACGGCGTCCTCGAGGTCGTGCCGGGTCCGGCCGCGGCGCTCGGGGCGATCCGCGAGGTCCTGCGGCCGGGCGGTCGGCTCTCGCTGCTGGTCGCCCAGCGGCACGCCGCCGTCATCGCGCGAGCGATGGCCGGGCACTTCGCCCAGGCCGCCGCGCTCCTCGACGCCGTGGAGCCCCCCGTGGCCGGCACGCCGGCGGTGCGGGGCCGCACCGGGCGACGGTTCACGGTGGAGGAGGTCACCGCGCTGCTCGACGGTGCCGGCATCACCGTCGACTCCGTCCACGGGGTGCGGGTCTTCGCCGACCTGGTGCCCGGGTCCCTGCTCGACCTGGAGCCCGGTGCCGGCGCCGCCCTGGTCGACCTCGAGCGCGCCGTCGCCGGCCGCGCGGAGTACTTGCCCCTCGCGACCCAGCTGCACCTGCTCGCCCACTGA
- a CDS encoding AAA family ATPase — protein sequence MGRIRDNIERVIEGKPDVVNSALVVLLAEGHLLIEDVPGVGKTMLSKALARSIDCSVRRIQFTPDLLPSDVTGVSVFNQNTREFEFRPGGVFANIVVGDEINRASPKTQSALLECMEERQVTVDNNTYQLETPFMVIATQNPIEMEGTYALPEAQRDRFMARVSIGYPVEAAEIAMLDSHTFARPLDDLEPVADAGEIRKLAAVVGQVYVAPAVQQYVVSITGATRRSDDLVLGASPRATLHLVRAAKAHAAIEGRDYVLPDDIQRLAQPVLAHRLLPSVEAAMGGRTTPAILDGILAGVPVPSPQGGAAPVPHRA from the coding sequence GTGGGGCGGATCCGCGACAACATCGAGCGGGTCATCGAGGGCAAGCCGGACGTCGTCAACTCGGCCCTGGTCGTGCTGCTCGCCGAGGGCCACCTCCTGATCGAGGACGTGCCCGGCGTCGGCAAGACGATGCTGAGCAAGGCGCTGGCGCGCAGCATCGACTGCTCGGTGCGCCGCATCCAGTTCACGCCCGACCTGCTGCCGTCCGACGTCACCGGCGTCTCGGTGTTCAACCAGAACACCCGCGAGTTCGAGTTCCGCCCCGGTGGCGTGTTCGCCAACATCGTGGTCGGCGACGAGATCAACCGCGCCTCGCCCAAGACCCAGTCCGCGCTCCTCGAGTGCATGGAGGAGCGGCAGGTCACCGTCGACAACAACACCTACCAGCTCGAGACGCCGTTCATGGTCATCGCGACCCAGAACCCCATCGAGATGGAGGGCACCTACGCCCTGCCCGAGGCCCAGCGCGACCGCTTCATGGCGCGGGTCTCGATCGGCTACCCCGTCGAGGCCGCGGAGATCGCGATGCTCGACAGCCACACCTTCGCCCGCCCGCTCGACGACCTCGAGCCGGTCGCGGACGCCGGCGAGATCCGCAAGCTCGCCGCCGTCGTCGGCCAGGTCTACGTCGCCCCGGCCGTCCAGCAGTACGTCGTCTCGATCACCGGCGCGACCCGGCGCAGCGACGACCTCGTCCTCGGCGCGTCACCGCGCGCCACGCTCCACCTCGTGCGCGCCGCCAAGGCCCACGCCGCCATCGAGGGCCGCGACTACGTGCTGCCCGACGACATCCAGCGCCTGGCGCAGCCCGTGCTCGCCCACCGCCTGCTGCCGAGCGTGGAGGCCGCCATGGGCGGTCGCACCACGCCGGCCATCCTCGACGGCATCCTCGCCGGCGTCCCGGTCCCGAGTCCGCAGGGCGGCGCGGCACCCGTCCCCCACCGTGCGTGA
- a CDS encoding YbaK/EbsC family protein: MSSDPTSEPSRAGEHPSVSRFRAEHARLGGTGEIVILPDSVHTAVLAAQALGCEPGAIANSLLFDAGGAPVLILTSGAHRVDQALVAERIGVERLRRATPEFVRAHTGQVIGGVSPLAHPAPVPTYLDPWLARHSVVWAAAGHPAAVFSTTHDELLALTGATLVEVE, translated from the coding sequence GTGTCCAGCGACCCGACCTCCGAGCCGTCCCGGGCCGGCGAGCACCCCTCCGTGAGCCGCTTCCGCGCCGAGCACGCGCGGCTCGGGGGCACCGGTGAGATCGTCATTCTGCCCGACTCCGTGCACACCGCCGTACTGGCGGCCCAGGCGCTCGGCTGCGAGCCCGGGGCGATCGCCAACAGCCTCCTCTTCGACGCCGGCGGCGCGCCGGTCCTGATCCTGACCTCGGGGGCCCACCGGGTCGACCAGGCGCTGGTGGCCGAGCGGATCGGCGTGGAGCGGCTGCGGCGCGCCACACCGGAGTTCGTCCGCGCGCACACCGGCCAGGTCATCGGCGGCGTCTCGCCGCTGGCCCACCCGGCCCCGGTGCCCACCTACCTCGACCCCTGGCTCGCGCGGCACTCCGTCGTGTGGGCGGCGGCCGGGCACCCCGCGGCGGTCTTCTCCACGACCCACGACGAGCTGCTGGCCCTGACCGGGGCCACCCTCGTCGAGGTCGAGTGA
- a CDS encoding DUF3040 domain-containing protein produces the protein MALSEQELRLLEQMERALLEEDPKFASTLRGTALRHSARRRAVVAGFVFALGIALLFVGVLTQWYVGIAGFVLMLGSAVVGLGAVRGRQAAAADPRMASHPSGFTSIDGGRRTRRSRGRSANRGSFMERMENRWRTRRENGGM, from the coding sequence GTGGCACTCTCCGAACAGGAGCTGCGACTTCTCGAGCAGATGGAGCGCGCCCTCCTCGAAGAGGACCCCAAGTTCGCCTCGACGCTGCGCGGTACCGCTCTGCGGCACAGCGCGCGGCGCCGCGCAGTCGTCGCCGGCTTCGTGTTCGCACTCGGGATCGCGTTGCTCTTCGTCGGCGTCCTGACCCAGTGGTACGTCGGCATCGCCGGCTTCGTGCTGATGCTCGGCTCGGCCGTCGTCGGGCTCGGCGCCGTCCGCGGCCGTCAGGCCGCCGCGGCCGACCCCCGCATGGCCTCGCACCCCTCGGGCTTCACCTCCATCGACGGCGGACGTCGTACCCGCCGCTCGCGCGGCCGCTCGGCCAACCGGGGCTCGTTCATGGAGCGCATGGAGAACCGCTGGCGCACCCGCCGGGAGAACGGCGGGATGTGA
- the dinB gene encoding DNA polymerase IV, with amino-acid sequence MTATPLLHVDMDAFYASVMLRERPELRDQPVVVGGGHRGVVLAANYPARAHGVRSGMSGTQARRLCPQAVRLAPDYDAFSTVSAAVLEVFRRVTPLVEAVSPDEAFLDVRGAARRLGTPVEIAERVRAVVRDEQGITCSVGIAATISVAKLASRRAKPDGVLVLPPDQVAGYLAPLDVGELHGIGEKTRARLHELGLVTVADVTELPVAVLQQRVGRHLGAHLHALAHGTDRSELTTRATGVFGYGARSGAGEPDRSMGAQETFARDSADRETVLREVLRLTAKVARRLRTAEVAGRTVTLTVRFSDFRTITRSRTLAEPTDVTQEIYAAAVVLHDALRLRGVGVRLVGVRVEGLVPRARVERQGVLGEREHGWSDADQAVDRAARRFGSGVVRPASLLP; translated from the coding sequence GTGACGGCGACCCCCCTCCTGCACGTCGACATGGATGCGTTCTACGCCTCGGTGATGCTGCGCGAGCGCCCCGAGCTGCGCGACCAGCCGGTCGTCGTGGGGGGCGGGCACCGGGGCGTCGTCCTGGCGGCGAACTACCCGGCGCGTGCCCACGGGGTGCGATCCGGCATGAGCGGCACGCAGGCGAGGCGGCTGTGCCCGCAGGCCGTGCGCCTGGCGCCCGACTACGACGCCTTCTCGACGGTGTCGGCCGCGGTGCTCGAGGTCTTTCGTCGCGTCACGCCGCTCGTCGAGGCGGTCTCGCCCGACGAGGCCTTCCTCGACGTCCGCGGCGCGGCCCGCCGGCTGGGCACGCCGGTCGAGATCGCCGAGCGGGTCCGTGCCGTGGTCCGCGACGAGCAGGGGATCACCTGCTCGGTCGGCATCGCGGCCACGATCTCGGTCGCCAAGCTCGCCAGCCGGCGGGCCAAGCCCGACGGCGTCCTGGTGCTGCCACCCGACCAGGTGGCCGGCTACCTCGCGCCGCTCGACGTCGGCGAGCTCCACGGCATCGGGGAGAAGACCCGGGCCCGGCTGCACGAACTCGGCCTGGTCACCGTCGCCGACGTCACCGAGCTGCCCGTCGCCGTCCTCCAGCAGCGCGTCGGGCGCCACCTCGGGGCCCACCTCCACGCCCTGGCCCACGGCACCGACCGCAGCGAGCTCACCACGCGCGCCACCGGCGTCTTCGGCTACGGCGCCCGCTCGGGAGCCGGGGAGCCCGACCGCTCCATGGGTGCGCAGGAGACCTTCGCGCGCGACAGCGCCGACCGGGAGACCGTGCTGCGCGAGGTGCTCCGGCTCACCGCGAAGGTCGCGCGCCGGCTCCGCACCGCCGAGGTCGCCGGCCGCACGGTCACCCTGACGGTCCGGTTCTCCGACTTCCGCACGATCACCCGCAGCCGGACCCTGGCCGAGCCGACCGACGTGACCCAGGAGATCTACGCCGCGGCCGTCGTCCTCCACGACGCCCTCAGGCTGCGCGGGGTCGGCGTCCGGCTGGTCGGCGTGCGGGTGGAGGGCCTGGTCCCGCGCGCGCGGGTCGAGCGTCAGGGCGTGCTGGGGGAGCGCGAGCACGGCTGGTCCGACGCCGACCAGGCCGTCGACCGGGCGGCCCGCCGGTTCGGCTCCGGGGTGGTCCGGCCGGCCAGCCTGCTGCCCTGA
- a CDS encoding transglutaminase family protein — MTSAPVQDRLETAPPAPRRAWGRERAALGVHLRFAAVTVATTWIAMWSWRGFSDVPAQFIGPLLLVALTVGATGALARWRRLPAPLVVFLQALLGLAVVCLHVGGRPYPGTAFWDGLARAVDDANTYAPPVPVTGTIDVTPLLLVSGLVALVLVDLCAATLHRAPLAGLPLLTVYSVPVSLLGGGLSWWIFVLTAAGFLFMLFLQEEEHLSRWGRSLDGSGAPVRRLSDSMRASALAVGAAATAAAVLVPLAVPTFDFSIFDTGPGGDRDGDIQITNPMADLRRDLVRGDDIDLITVRTDDPSPDHLRISVLNRFTDNEWSAGDRDVPTSNLAQGELPLLEGVEGSVATEVASYDYDVEIADELESRWLPTQAPINRIVADGDWRWDPSTMDFLASDEDLDTSGMSYDMTAVELAYDENRLLSLDANAEAVSDELTELPDDFSSVEVVDEGGTTSVATLARRVTTNSTSDFEAAVLLQQWFRRDGGFTYDDSPDTTRVGSDELASFLSVGEGGRTGYCEQYSAAMGVMARTLGIPARVAVGFLQPDGPEQTGEENTYVYSAHDLHAWVELYFPGAGWVLFDPTPPQRVSQSTLPDYTDAAIEPAPVPSVTQVPEETRPTATRPPEPPVPSTDQPDQQTADDDAAADGSGVPWGWLLTGLAVVVVLVLLVRLPRLLRGRQRARRLAAGPEAAWAELRATALDLGRRWPEGRSPRETAAVLTGWFGAPVAPDAAGTDERPPHGPGVAPEAEAALARIVAQVERSRYARHHDTEAGSYDDDVQTCATALTLGATPRARRRAAWLPVSAFQRHDSPGTTAAPDSSDERGRRVEHI, encoded by the coding sequence GTGACCAGCGCCCCGGTCCAGGACCGCCTGGAGACCGCTCCCCCGGCGCCGCGCCGCGCGTGGGGTCGCGAGCGGGCCGCGCTCGGCGTCCACCTGCGCTTCGCCGCGGTCACGGTCGCGACCACGTGGATCGCGATGTGGTCGTGGCGCGGGTTCAGCGACGTCCCCGCCCAGTTCATCGGACCACTCCTCCTCGTGGCGCTGACCGTCGGCGCCACCGGGGCCCTCGCGCGGTGGCGCCGGCTCCCGGCGCCCCTCGTGGTGTTCCTCCAGGCCCTCCTCGGCCTCGCCGTGGTCTGCCTGCACGTCGGCGGCCGGCCCTACCCCGGCACCGCGTTCTGGGACGGCCTGGCGCGGGCCGTCGACGACGCCAACACCTACGCACCGCCGGTCCCGGTCACCGGCACGATCGACGTCACCCCGCTGCTCCTGGTCTCGGGCCTGGTCGCCCTGGTGCTCGTCGACCTGTGCGCCGCGACCCTGCACCGGGCGCCGCTGGCCGGGTTGCCGCTGCTCACCGTCTACAGCGTGCCGGTGAGCCTGCTCGGCGGCGGGCTGTCGTGGTGGATCTTCGTCCTCACCGCGGCCGGCTTCCTCTTCATGCTGTTCCTCCAGGAGGAGGAGCACCTGAGTCGCTGGGGCCGCTCCCTCGACGGGTCCGGCGCACCCGTGCGCCGGCTCAGCGACTCGATGCGCGCCAGCGCCCTCGCGGTCGGGGCCGCGGCCACCGCGGCGGCGGTGCTGGTGCCGCTGGCGGTGCCCACGTTCGACTTCTCGATCTTCGACACCGGACCGGGTGGTGACCGTGACGGCGACATCCAGATCACCAACCCGATGGCCGACCTGCGTCGCGACCTCGTGCGCGGTGACGACATCGACCTCATCACCGTCCGCACCGACGACCCGAGCCCCGACCACCTGCGGATCTCGGTGCTCAACCGCTTCACCGACAACGAGTGGAGCGCCGGCGACCGAGACGTCCCGACCTCCAACCTGGCCCAGGGCGAGCTCCCGCTGCTCGAGGGCGTCGAGGGCTCGGTCGCGACCGAGGTGGCCAGCTACGACTACGACGTCGAGATCGCCGACGAGCTGGAGTCGAGGTGGCTGCCGACCCAGGCCCCGATCAACCGGATCGTGGCCGACGGTGACTGGCGCTGGGACCCCTCGACGATGGACTTCCTCGCCAGCGACGAGGACCTCGACACCTCCGGGATGAGCTACGACATGACGGCCGTCGAGCTCGCCTACGACGAGAACCGGCTGCTGTCGCTCGACGCCAACGCCGAGGCCGTCTCCGACGAGCTCACCGAGCTGCCCGACGACTTCTCCTCGGTGGAGGTCGTCGACGAGGGAGGCACCACCTCCGTCGCCACCCTGGCCCGGCGGGTCACCACCAACAGCACCAGCGACTTCGAGGCCGCCGTCCTGCTCCAGCAGTGGTTCCGGCGCGACGGCGGCTTCACCTACGACGACTCCCCCGACACCACCCGGGTCGGCAGCGACGAGCTCGCCTCGTTCCTCTCGGTCGGCGAGGGCGGCCGGACCGGCTACTGCGAGCAGTACTCCGCTGCGATGGGCGTGATGGCCCGCACCCTCGGGATCCCCGCCCGCGTGGCCGTCGGCTTCCTGCAGCCCGACGGCCCCGAGCAGACGGGCGAGGAGAACACCTACGTCTACAGCGCCCACGACCTGCACGCCTGGGTCGAGCTCTACTTCCCCGGCGCCGGCTGGGTGCTGTTCGACCCCACCCCGCCGCAGCGGGTCAGCCAGTCCACGTTGCCCGACTACACCGACGCCGCGATCGAGCCGGCCCCGGTCCCGTCGGTGACCCAGGTGCCCGAGGAGACCCGGCCCACCGCGACGCGCCCGCCCGAGCCGCCGGTGCCCAGCACCGACCAGCCCGACCAGCAGACGGCCGACGACGACGCCGCGGCCGACGGCTCCGGCGTCCCTTGGGGCTGGCTGCTCACCGGCCTCGCCGTGGTCGTCGTCCTCGTGCTGCTGGTGCGCCTGCCCCGGCTGCTGCGGGGCCGCCAGCGCGCCCGCCGGCTCGCCGCGGGGCCCGAGGCCGCCTGGGCCGAGCTGCGGGCCACCGCCCTCGACCTCGGCCGCCGCTGGCCGGAGGGACGCTCCCCGCGCGAGACCGCAGCCGTCCTCACCGGGTGGTTCGGTGCCCCGGTCGCGCCCGACGCCGCCGGCACCGACGAGCGCCCGCCCCACGGTCCCGGGGTCGCCCCGGAGGCCGAGGCCGCCCTGGCGCGGATCGTCGCGCAGGTCGAGCGGTCGCGCTACGCACGCCACCACGACACCGAGGCCGGCTCGTACGACGACGACGTGCAGACCTGCGCCACCGCCCTCACCCTCGGCGCAACCCCCCGCGCCCGCCGCCGCGCCGCCTGGCTCCCCGTCTCGGCGTTCCAGCGCCACGACAGCCCCGGCACCACCGCGGCCCCCGACAGCAGCGACGAGCGCGGCCGCCGCGTCGAGCACATCTGA
- a CDS encoding endonuclease I family protein has product MTLGSLRRTAATALLALPLALPLVVVVPAQAVPADPGGPPAQAAPAVAASGGTDAYDDTYWEPALGRTGPALEAALHEIISTDVTRLSYSQVWDALKVTDQDPADPARVVLLYQGTSVPASDNGGGVDQWNREHVWAKSHGDFGTATGPGTDIHHLRPTDVTVNSDRGNLDFDEGGTENDEAPGNFSDSDSWEPRDEDKGDVARMILYMSVRYEGGDGHPDLEVNDEVGNGSAPNHGRLSVLLEWNAEDPPSASELRRNDLIQADFQGNRNPFIDHPEWAQDIWAA; this is encoded by the coding sequence ATGACCCTCGGCTCCCTCCGCCGCACCGCGGCCACCGCCCTGCTCGCCCTGCCCCTGGCCCTCCCGCTCGTCGTCGTCGTCCCGGCGCAGGCCGTCCCCGCCGACCCGGGCGGACCCCCGGCCCAGGCCGCACCGGCCGTCGCCGCGAGCGGCGGCACCGACGCCTACGACGACACCTACTGGGAGCCCGCGCTCGGCAGGACCGGCCCCGCGCTCGAGGCGGCCCTGCACGAGATCATCTCGACCGACGTCACCCGGCTGAGCTACAGCCAGGTGTGGGACGCCCTCAAGGTCACCGACCAGGACCCGGCCGACCCCGCCCGCGTCGTCCTGCTCTACCAGGGCACCTCCGTCCCGGCCTCCGACAACGGCGGTGGCGTCGACCAGTGGAACCGCGAGCACGTCTGGGCCAAGTCGCACGGCGACTTCGGCACCGCCACTGGTCCCGGCACCGACATCCACCACCTGCGGCCCACCGACGTCACGGTCAACTCCGACCGCGGCAACCTCGACTTCGACGAGGGCGGCACCGAGAACGACGAGGCGCCCGGCAACTTCTCCGACTCCGACTCCTGGGAGCCGCGCGACGAGGACAAGGGCGACGTGGCGCGGATGATCCTCTACATGTCGGTGCGCTACGAGGGTGGCGACGGCCACCCCGACCTCGAGGTCAACGACGAGGTCGGCAACGGCTCGGCCCCGAACCACGGCCGGCTGTCGGTCCTGCTCGAGTGGAACGCCGAGGACCCGCCCAGCGCGTCCGAGCTGCGCCGCAACGACCTGATCCAGGCCGACTTCCAGGGCAACCGGAACCCCTTCATCGACCACCCCGAGTGGGCGCAGGACATCTGGGCTGCGTGA
- a CDS encoding AAA family ATPase, protein MGRIVLVCGMPGAGKTTLARALVAELDAVHLCPDEWLVPLGIDPHDARRRDRFERLQWRHGLRLAELGLTVVVDFGLWSRVERRRLREQARAIGADVELRVLDVPLAERWRRVAARNAEPGAVVISREQLVDYERWWQPPDAAERAAYDAPVRRSGAGTSGPNAVP, encoded by the coding sequence ATGGGACGCATCGTGCTGGTCTGCGGCATGCCCGGCGCCGGCAAGACGACGCTGGCGCGCGCCCTCGTCGCCGAGCTCGACGCCGTCCACCTCTGCCCGGACGAGTGGCTCGTCCCGCTCGGCATCGACCCGCACGACGCGCGGCGCCGTGACCGGTTCGAGCGGCTGCAGTGGCGCCACGGGCTGCGCCTGGCCGAGCTGGGTCTCACCGTCGTCGTCGACTTCGGGCTGTGGAGCCGCGTCGAGCGTCGCCGGCTCCGCGAGCAGGCGCGGGCGATCGGTGCGGACGTCGAGCTGCGCGTGCTCGACGTCCCGCTCGCCGAGCGCTGGCGCCGGGTGGCGGCGCGCAACGCCGAGCCGGGCGCCGTCGTGATCAGCCGCGAGCAGCTCGTCGACTACGAGCGGTGGTGGCAGCCGCCGGACGCCGCCGAGCGCGCCGCCTACGACGCGCCGGTGCGGAGGTCGGGTGCGGGGACGAGCGGACCGAACGCCGTGCCGTAG
- a CDS encoding DUF58 domain-containing protein: MREAFAGLTVRGRAFLAAGITAIVCAVLLGQPALTRVGVLVVALPVVTAVVIGRSRYRLALVRTVTPQLVSAGQPARVHLALTNEGRTPSGVLMLEDHVPYVLGTRPRFVLDGIGHGWRRQVTYQVRSDVRGRFEIGPMTVRVGDGFGLVELGRAFRMTVPLVVTPRTVPLPAIPLGGGWTGSGDNRPRAFAIGSAEDVTVRDYRQGDDLRRVHWRSSAKTGELMVRREEQPWQSRATILLDNRLVAHRGQGVASSLEAAVSAAASIALHLSHRGFQVRLVTAGGEDSGGPSLSQWHSRDADLNVRPLLEALAVVELDSRDHLDTSWMGEAAHGGLTVAVLGSLDQRDGPALRRIVHHTASALAVALDVDAWSGPHVVTGSAAPFLTGSGWRAVTLGPRDRLETVWEDLGRSSARGASRARTAAVPS; this comes from the coding sequence GTGCGTGAGGCGTTCGCCGGCCTGACCGTCCGCGGACGGGCGTTCCTGGCCGCCGGGATCACCGCGATCGTGTGCGCCGTGCTCCTCGGGCAGCCGGCGCTGACCCGGGTCGGCGTCCTGGTGGTCGCGCTGCCCGTCGTCACCGCCGTGGTGATCGGGCGCTCGCGCTACCGCCTCGCCCTGGTCCGCACCGTGACCCCCCAGCTGGTCTCGGCCGGCCAGCCGGCGCGCGTGCACCTCGCGCTGACCAACGAGGGCCGGACCCCGAGCGGCGTCCTCATGCTCGAGGACCACGTGCCCTACGTCCTGGGCACGCGGCCGCGCTTCGTGCTCGACGGGATCGGCCACGGCTGGCGCCGGCAGGTCACCTACCAGGTCCGCTCCGACGTGCGCGGGCGCTTCGAGATCGGCCCGATGACGGTCCGGGTCGGCGACGGCTTCGGCCTCGTCGAGCTCGGCCGGGCGTTCCGGATGACGGTCCCGCTCGTCGTCACCCCCCGCACCGTGCCGCTGCCGGCCATCCCGCTCGGCGGCGGCTGGACCGGCTCGGGCGACAACCGCCCGCGCGCCTTCGCGATCGGCTCCGCCGAGGACGTCACCGTCCGCGACTACCGCCAGGGCGACGACCTGCGGCGGGTCCACTGGCGCAGCTCGGCCAAGACCGGCGAGCTGATGGTGCGCCGCGAGGAGCAGCCCTGGCAGTCGCGGGCCACGATCCTGCTCGACAACCGGCTCGTCGCCCACCGTGGCCAGGGCGTCGCGTCGTCCCTCGAGGCCGCGGTGTCGGCGGCGGCGTCCATCGCGCTGCACCTGAGCCACCGGGGCTTCCAGGTCCGCCTGGTGACCGCGGGCGGCGAGGACTCCGGCGGGCCGTCGCTGTCGCAGTGGCACTCCCGCGACGCCGACCTCAACGTCCGCCCGCTCCTCGAGGCCCTGGCGGTCGTCGAGCTCGACTCGCGCGACCACCTCGACACGTCCTGGATGGGCGAGGCCGCGCACGGCGGGCTCACCGTCGCCGTCCTCGGTTCCCTCGACCAGCGCGACGGCCCGGCGCTGCGCCGCATCGTGCACCACACCGCCTCCGCCCTGGCCGTCGCGCTCGACGTCGACGCCTGGTCCGGGCCCCACGTCGTCACCGGCAGCGCCGCGCCGTTCCTCACCGGCTCCGGCTGGCGGGCGGTCACCCTGGGACCGCGGGACCGGCTCGAGACGGTCTGGGAGGACCTGGGCCGCAGCTCGGCGCGCGGCGCCTCCCGGGCACGCACCGCGGCGGTGCCGTCGTGA
- a CDS encoding SAV_6107 family HEPN domain-containing protein, whose product MMLPATTHSYLIRAAESLSEAIATTEVPTRYACAHVAALRAAAALLAARARPVATTRRRPQKNAWVLLADVAPELGEWASFFAAGASKRAAAEAGSTRAVSEREADDLVRDADRFLAVVEQALGLVPHAPLHEQLVRHVS is encoded by the coding sequence ATGATGCTCCCGGCCACCACGCACTCGTACCTCATCCGCGCCGCCGAGTCGCTCAGCGAGGCCATCGCGACCACCGAGGTCCCCACGCGCTACGCCTGCGCGCACGTCGCGGCACTGCGGGCCGCCGCGGCGCTGCTCGCCGCCCGGGCCCGGCCGGTGGCGACGACCCGGCGGCGTCCGCAGAAGAACGCGTGGGTCCTGCTCGCCGACGTCGCCCCCGAGCTGGGGGAGTGGGCCTCGTTCTTCGCCGCCGGCGCCTCCAAGCGTGCGGCCGCCGAGGCCGGCTCCACCCGGGCGGTCAGCGAGCGCGAGGCCGACGACCTCGTCCGCGACGCCGACCGGTTCCTCGCCGTCGTCGAGCAGGCCCTCGGGCTGGTCCCGCACGCGCCGCTGCACGAGCAGCTCGTCCGCCACGTCTCCTGA
- a CDS encoding DUF4126 domain-containing protein, whose protein sequence is MDSLALTFSSGWASGVNAYLVVLVLGIGHRVGGVDDGPDALARWDVLAVAGFLYAFEFVADKIPYIDSTWDAISTVIRPTAGAVIGLLLAGDADSVTQAVNATVGGGAALASHVVKAGSRLAINSSPEPVTNVTASVTEDVVVLVLVALAIQHPVAAASIAAVLLVLGLGVLVLAIKVVRRGWRRMRARRARTSASPGAPPGPPSPWT, encoded by the coding sequence GTGGACTCCCTGGCACTGACCTTCTCGAGCGGGTGGGCGAGCGGGGTGAACGCCTACCTCGTCGTCCTGGTGCTCGGCATCGGCCACCGGGTCGGCGGCGTCGACGACGGGCCCGACGCGCTCGCCCGGTGGGACGTCCTGGCGGTCGCGGGCTTCCTCTACGCCTTCGAGTTCGTCGCCGACAAGATCCCCTACATCGACTCCACGTGGGACGCGATCTCCACCGTCATCCGCCCCACGGCCGGCGCCGTGATCGGCCTGCTCCTCGCCGGAGACGCCGACTCGGTGACCCAGGCGGTCAACGCCACGGTCGGCGGCGGCGCCGCCCTGGCCTCGCACGTCGTCAAGGCCGGCAGCCGGCTCGCCATCAACTCCTCGCCGGAGCCGGTCACCAACGTGACCGCCAGCGTCACCGAGGACGTCGTCGTGCTCGTCCTGGTCGCCCTCGCGATCCAGCACCCGGTGGCGGCCGCCTCGATCGCCGCCGTCCTGCTGGTGCTCGGGCTGGGCGTGCTGGTCCTGGCGATCAAGGTCGTGCGCCGCGGGTGGCGACGCATGCGCGCGCGGCGCGCCCGCACGTCCGCCTCCCCCGGGGCGCCGCCGGGCCCGCCGTCCCCGTGGACCTGA